attttattatagattatggctaaaaaaattttattgatttttttttttcaaaaattagttaTTGACACTTGACCATGATGCAGCAGTAATTGATAAAATTCGTCATTAGGACTACATGTGCATATAAACTGAAATATTTGGGACTAGTTTTACTTTTATTCAAACTTTAGATCCGTAACTTTGGGTCCATGGCTTAGTTATTACCCATTGAAAATTCAATAAactatatgttttttttttaggaaaaattcAATAAACTATTTTGATACCACTTTTACCCCCACACTTCCCATTGTATTTACCTCATTGCAGTATTAAACAAATTAGATGACTTTCGTCAACTCAGATGGTAAAAGAAAGCCTGCTCCCTCTAAATCATCATCGTATTCTCAATTTCTCATTCTATCCCTCAACTCCTTTCAACACCAGAAAGAGTATCAGCTGGGTCTTTCAGACTTCCCTTTCTTCACCATGGTGGGACAGCCGACGGTGACCAAACCTAGCCGGAGCGATGAGGTGGTAGATGCAGATCAGCAACAACAGATCACCAACCAGGTCAGAGCCCACTTCGAGTCCCTGGCACCCAACCGACCCACCAAGCCCAATAGAAGCGAATCGGATTCTACATCCACCCCACCAATAACATCCTACGTCCCTGATCAACACGGCTTCGCTGTCCCGGAGCTGGACAAGCTTAGATCTCTTCAATCTCAATCTCATGTCTGCTTCTTTCTCATGATTCCCCCCCCCCCGGGCGGCGGGCCTCTTCTATTTATGTCCTTTCAATTTTAATATTCAAATATTGAACAAAGatgcatgatttttttttctgtagGCAACTTTATTTGGCACGAGCCCAGTGGTGCAAGAAGAGTTCATGGAGACCCATTACTATGAAGAATTGGATTCCGTTGACAAACAGCACCATAAGGTCCAGTCAATGCACTGTTTGCCTTTCTTCAGAAGATCTTGTTTTGTAAtagcaaaaatttttttttttggggtgttaAAAAAGTGCAGTGACGATATTGCCTAAAGCTTAATTATAAGTGGTGCTTTATTGGCCAGACGGGAAGCGGTTTCATAAAGGTGGCGAGCGAGATCAACGGAAATGATTATGATCTTCGGCTGGAGAATAATCACGGAGGAATTAGAGAGGTGGTTTTCAAAACCAACCCGGCAACGAACGAGTGGATTCCCAGCCTTGATAACCATCAGGTGCGGTCGAGCTGAAATGCTATTGCTAATCAATTGACAAATCCGTAGAATTACGAAACATATACTATTAAAATTAATTAACGTTAGTACAACACGGATTGGTATCTTATGTTGTTAACCTGTTGTTTTGACTTAGGTTGCATGCAAGTCTTCCAAACCCGACCGGAGTGAGAGCTCTTAGATGGTCTTGGATTGGTATCTGCCGTTGGATTCATCTTTTCACCCTGTTTATGATAATATTCATCTGCAATTCAGATTATTGCTATTATTATATACTACTATTATTGGAGAGAGATTGTATGGATGagactttttcttctttgtttttttttattactacCGGCGATGAACATTTGTGGACTGTGGAGTACAATAAATTCGAGGGCTTTCTTTCTTGGATTAATAAGGGAAAGGAGTAGAGGTGGCTCCCAATGGCCACCCATGCCGGTGGGGAATTTGGACGGGATGAGTATTgtaatttgatattgggtttaaaatgagacaaattttaattatatccattaattgatgggaaattttggaaaatactTGGTTATCCATTGGGTCCAAATATCTCACCAAAAAATttagtttattcaaaaattatctctaATAGTTTTTCTAGTcataccagcgaatataatctagcAGTCTTTCTAGTCATTATTCACAAGAATTTTCAGCATTTCAGTTAGTTTAGACATGCTATTCTTGGACAATGatgaggataaatattcaacattcTAAGTGCCTTGGTCATCTTGATATCTGTTGGAATATGATTATATAtctatctttttctttatttgttaatccaatttttggtgggaatcctgagtataaggcacttgcatgtttttttttcttgttagcTATTTCCTTAACCATTTTGTTTTCATGCTTTTGAGGAAGTGAAAACATCAACTTCATATATGAATAAACCAAAATGTTCATTCTTTTGATTTAATCCAGGGAAAAGATATGTGTATTCTTACCAAAATGTTATGTCTTTTTTAAGCAATTATTGATCATTCTAGAGCGTAAATCAATGTTATTCAGACTCGGTGGACTAATTCGATTACCCAATGCTACTACTTGCTAACTCAAAGATCATTTTTTATGGTAATATGATTTTGTCGGAAATTGCATTACATTCCCtatttgatgaaaaaatgaattcatgaaaatataaattcacaataagactaaaaaaatttaataaataaaaaatattaaagttatataaaaaataaaaaatgaattaaaggaaaaaatatatagaaaatagatttgAATATTGGGCAGGATTAATCTAAACTCATCtcaaagtgatcccgcccaaattagtcttaaaatacatatgggtaaggttggatCCAAATCCATATGACTCGAttccatctcaaacccaagTAAATTTCGTGCATCTcacccattttgccacctctaggaAGGAGGTCTTGTACTGGTGTTGGCCTGGCGCATAGGGTGGTCGGTCGGTTTAGCATTGGATCTTTAACAATTTAATTCAgagttttgattggaaaaggaTTATCGAGGAATAAATTGATTTGGCTGGAGGCATCCAAAGCTCAGCCATTGGAGGCCATGTGCAAAGATCGCCATATGATTAACAAGAAGGTTGTTTTACAAGCCTCCTCGTCGAgcacttaattttttttttgtttcaaggGTATAGCTAATAAATAGGTGCATTATGATTCAACAATAAACTAAATAGATGCTAGGCAATTTATGGGATGATATAGACGCCATTTTGATGAATAGTCTTCAATTTTCATATATGGAGCAGCATGTTGAGCTTAACCATCtgaatgagcttgtgtttgggGTTCTTCATGATAACAATGCAGTTAAGTCTGAgagtaaattatttttttttggcaatgaatattcaattaaattgtttttttttttttgttacacCTTAACGTATACATTTGTTTCATATCATAACAAAAAAACTACTTCGATTggaaattgaatttttttaaaaaaacaaaagtaagaagaaagaaaaatgtctAAAGAAAGGAAAGAGTAATTCCTTCCTCGAGCTCAAACTCAATCACGTGCTTTTGAGATTCTTACATGCTTTAAGGCGGTGACATAAAGATATGAAGTCCAAGCAAGTATCTCTCCAAGTCCCCATAATGTCATAGATTAGCTACTGTACATGAAAAATGATTACATATGTATGGATCATGTAGTGATTTTAGGCtaaaaaatagttaaaaatttaggttgaaattaaattttgttaaCTTAAATTTATAAGGGATgtaaagttaatattttaaaagtgaatgaCGTATAAAAATTCATTTGGCGAATTTTTTGAGATGTTTCAAATGATTTTCCTTATTTAATAATTCGTAAaagtttaaattattttcactaaaattttatcaattcaGGGTGGTTTATAACAATATGTGAAATTTATAGTACGGTTGTTCCATTTATTTTATGTGCTTATCTTGCAAATATGATAAATCTTTatacaaatatttattcaaTTAATGGTGTGTACAAGTTTTACCATAAACTAGTATACATGCAATAATTGTGGAAAGAGCTACACATTATTCTTGTTCCAGAAACATAACAATACATTCGAAGGACTTTCTTCAATAAAGccggaaaaaatagaaaaaagaaaaatggtgtagtgacttttgtttgctttcacTGGTACACCAAGTAAATTGAACATGTAATTACCAACAAacaatatatacatatatattgaAATATATATTGAACATGTAATTGAATATTCTATCTTCTCCCCAAACAGGCAATCTAATCACACTTGTCGTCAAATTGGCCACCCCCACCAACACTTATTTGTTACAAAACGAAATTGAACTCTTGCTTATTGTCACGTATTTACCGATCCTCCACGACTATTTACATCTCTTTATTAGTATTGGGTAATTAGtggtttagattttttttcctccaaattccGAATCATACACTCAAAATTTTTCTAGTTTCGATTTACAGTCCTTGGAGTATAATTTTTATGGGTCATTGATGGTGATGCAAACCATTCGAAACGACTAAGAAGTCACTTGCATGCACTGCAATACTAGCAAATGTCAAACATGCAAAACTAAACATTCTTATGTTTAATTATTTCTTACTTGAGATGAAtccactttttattttttattttttattgtgtaAGTGGGAGGGTTTGAATCCGGATTTCCCATTTACACTTCTTCCAGTGCTTCACCCAACTCATTCCCTTGAATGAATTCACTTGACTGTTGTTATTCTTCTGTAACCTTTAATTTTAAGTAATATAAGACTgacaatttttttcctttttatttttaagacttttttttttaaaaaaaaaattgcgcTTAATACTACTAACTACTAAGGACatttttgtttcccttttccttttacCGTCCAATTCCATCACTAGCCTACTGAGAATTTTCTTATGGCATCACCTTAATTTAATCTCCATACCATACCAGTGACTTCTTTGACAAGAGGAAAAGTTAATTATGGGAAAGTGAAAATAGCTAAGACTGTCTGTGACAAAGAAATTTGCAGAAtaggttttcttttttttttttaaacactttgcgtttttttttttttattatttttcccCTTAGTCCGCAGAGCAAAATAAAATCGTGTAGAATTTGGATAAGGAAGAGCACTGCTGCTATTCACGACCCTGTCTGTATTGTATCAGGACTCAGGGAGCTGTTTGGCTCAGCTGTTGAGAATATCTCCCTAAACGTCATCATCTTCCCTATTCTCTACCTCCACACCCCCTCCCGTCGCGCCTCTGAGGTAACGGCAAGAGCGTAACAGTCCACCTGAATTTTCTAACCGGCAAATAGCCACCAACTGTTATTTCCGCTGAAAACCAAGCCGCTTAGGTCTCACATGATCCTGAAGTAGCAACAGCATTGTCAACTTCGGGTGGGGCTCTGCTAGCATGGCCTCCATCACCTCCGTTGAATTGAATTATCTCATCTTTCGTTATCTCCAAGAGTCAGGTCTATATCTTTTCTCCCTACCTAGTTTAATGGAGCGTTTTCAGCATGCTAGGGTTTgtgtttctttctcttttttttccccgtttttcttttcttttcggtgggttttcttttccttttgtaatGTCATGCATGTAATGCTgttaattttttcaattatgGTTGGGTAAATGACGCCCACATTAAGCTTTTTGTAGTGAAATTTTGTGCTAAAGTTTCTGATTAGGGCATGTCTAGCTGTGGTTAGTATTTCTGGGAGGTCCATTTGGGTTCACATCAAGAAAAGTAAAGAactttattgttaatttcctataatttgatttatttttgggTTAATCTTTGAAAAGAGGATAAAAGAGGGGGGAAATAAAGGATTAGGCCTTAATTGACTGTTAATTCAGAGTGATTTACTATTGGTTGATAGGTACTGGCTGggtcttttttccttttcaccCTTCTGAAATGCTTGAGAAATTTCACGCATCCCTCCTCTGTCTGTGCccaaaatgagaaaaaaaatggaagattgaggaAAAGAGGTTTCTCTTTGCTAAGCTGGAACATGTTATAGCTGAAGTGGAAATGGTGCTGATAACTTATTTAAGCTATTGTAGTTtagttttatcttattttttaaatgaagaCGGTGTTTTTTTAAAGCCCCGTAAAGTACTTTCACAAAGTAGCTTATTCTTTTCAGAATATCTAACATAGTAGTATCCTTTCAATTTGTTAaccaagtttttcaaaattgaattttCATAAGCAATCCTTACAAATACAATTTTTTCTTATATACGCTTGTGAGATAGAAATGGATTTCCAATCTATCaaacaactttttttttccttatagGATTTAATGCAGCTGTGACGGCTTTATGGCCATTATTGTATGCAGCTAGATGTATTGAGTGCTGATACCAGTCAAAGTGTTTGATCACTTAAATGTCCAAAAAGTGATCTGCAATAACATTACAAAATTAATAGTAATGGTTTAATAATTACTTTTTAGTTTCCATTtaatattgttaaaaaaaaaatgtgtcaTTTCGTCAGTTTTGGACTTGTTGTTTGTCATAGGAACACATCTTAAGGTGCTCAGACAGAGTGTTGTTTGTAACTGTGAACAGTAAAATATCCTCACTGGATTTACATGTCAGGATCTGTTGATCCATATTCCAGAGTCTTGTCGAGATGCATGGCATCAACCTAGTACAATTTACCAGGGCTCAGTTAGACAGGAGGAAACTGGTTACAATGCTAAATGATCAGAGGAATCTCTAgcatattttgaatttaatagcAAACCTTCTGCAGGGACCAAGAGATTGGATCTAACCGTAAGAAGAATATTTGGTATAAATAATTCACTTCTTGGTCACTAACCCCCTAAGTCACTATGACTGCCCCCGATCAGTGCAATGGGATAGCAAAATATAGTTCAGTTTTTTAAATTACATCTTATTATTTGTAGTTAGTGGGATCTACACTGAACAGGATCACTCTCTGCTATACACAATAGATGGCATGATTTTCCAGGAGCCAAGTTTGGGAAAAAGGTGGAACTTATTGATTATTTGAGTCAAGACAAAGAAGAATGTCCGTgttgttttttttcttcttctcatgGATTGCAATAGACGcttctttctctcttcttgTCTGTACATTTTGTCACTTGTTATACTTTTTGGCAGGTTTTACTCATTCAGCTTTTGCTTTTGGGTATGAGGCATGTATCAACAAGTGCCAGATTGATGGCAGTTTGGTTCCACCTGGAGCACTTGTCACTTTTGTACAAAAAGGACTTCAGTACTTAGAGATGGAAGCAAACTTGAGTAATGTTAGGATTGCAGGATTGCACTGCACTTGTTTGTTTCTTTATCAATTCCTAATTTAAGTTGGATGGATCTATAAATGTGTCATTTTGGCTTGATATAGAATTTG
This portion of the Coffea eugenioides isolate CCC68of chromosome 11, Ceug_1.0, whole genome shotgun sequence genome encodes:
- the LOC113753983 gene encoding uncharacterized protein LOC113753983 — protein: MVGQPTVTKPSRSDEVVDADQQQQITNQVRAHFESLAPNRPTKPNRSESDSTSTPPITSYVPDQHGFAVPELDKLRSLQSQSHATLFGTSPVVQEEFMETHYYEELDSVDKQHHKTGSGFIKVASEINGNDYDLRLENNHGGIREVVFKTNPATNEWIPSLDNHQVACKSSKPDRSESS